In Theobroma cacao cultivar B97-61/B2 chromosome 7, Criollo_cocoa_genome_V2, whole genome shotgun sequence, the genomic window ATATAAGCAAAACGACATAAAAAGCGGTGTTTAAGCCAgcataagaaaaaagaacaaaacgACAAGCTTCTGTGTGTTTCATTAACTCATTAAACCATGAGTTAGACGACACTGTTTCCCATCTCCTTCCTTCCCTCAACAAGCtgttgaaggaaaaaaattgtaatcaaGGATTGATGACAATCCTTTGCTATTGACGACAAACTTGATCAACCGTTTCTTGAACCCCAAAGGCTGTGCTGATAATTGGGAATATGTTATTGCCTCGACCGGCCCAGTTATCATCCAAGTACCGGTTCCAATCAAGCGGTTCATCTTTGAACTGTTTTGAGTTTTCTTCTTTAACCGAGTGAAGAAGTAGACATCTTCTCCAGACCGAAGATTATCCCCACCGTACAACTCCCATATTTCCCAAGGTTCTTTCTCTCCGTACAAGTCAAAATCCTTGATTACTTGTTGATCAAGATGCAGC contains:
- the LOC18594354 gene encoding uncharacterized protein LOC18594354 isoform X2, with product MATNGLSTSAPLVFIRKNYVFWSMKIQSYLRAFNLWEVVKTETKPVQRHADPTLAQIRQFEEDKAKRLHLDQQVIKDFDLYGEKEPWEIWELYGGDNLRSGEDVYFFTRLKKKTQNSSKMNRLIGTGTWMITGPVEAITYSQLSAQPLGFKKRLIKFVVNSKGLSSILDYNFFPSTAC
- the LOC18594354 gene encoding NAC domain-containing protein 72 isoform X1 → MATNGLSTSAPLVFIRKNYVFWSMKIQSYLRAFNLWEVVKTETKPVQRHADPTLAQIRQFEEDKAKSMNFKITGKSRLHLDQQVIKDFDLYGEKEPWEIWELYGGDNLRSGEDVYFFTRLKKKTQNSSKMNRLIGTGTWMITGPVEAITYSQLSAQPLGFKKRLIKFVVNSKGLSSILDYNFFPSTAC